AAAGCAGCCCGACGTCGTTCCAAAGCCCTGGAGGTGGATGCCTTGCGGttaccccctcccccctcacctCTGGACCCCAAGAAGCAGAAAAGCAGCCTCTCTTTGAGCGAGGCACCTCCGAGATGTCTGCCAATGCGGCGCGGCAGGCAGCCCAGCCCTGAGCTCAGGCACGCCACCTCAGACGATAATCTGTCCAGCAGCACCGGGGAGGGACCCAGCCTGCAGGTGACCTGGACGCGCCCACGTAATCGTCAGGTTGCCACCAAGAACCAAACGCCCAGAGAAGTAGACTTTGAGGCTCGCCGCAAGAAGAGGCGCTCACGCTCTTTCGAAGTCACTGGTCAAGCAGtgagtttttattctttttgctGTGTGTACAGTGTTACTATTTGAGGAAATGCTAATATATTTTGTAAGCTGCACTGATCTTTGTAAGACAAATGGCAAGCAGCCTTTGATATACTGTTTCAGGTTATTGggttcttcttttttaaaatgattgtttcatattgtttttctcttgcCTGTGTGCTATGAcattatatatactgtactgaGTGTCTGCCACATGTGGTACTATGTCTTTGTCAATCAATCACtcaatgattttgtttttcctctcacttgCAGCTCCCTCAAACCAAGACAACGACAGCCCAGAGGTTCCGCCCTCTGGACAGCACATCAGACCCCCATCTCCACATTAACGGTCAGCCCCAGGCTCCTGTGCTGCGTCCCCAGTACAGAGGGGTTCCTCCTCTCGCCAAAGTCAGGGCACCCCACAACAACCAGCAAATAGGTAAACTGTCGCTGTCCATGGCCAGTGGAGACACAGTGTTCCCCTTCAACTATCTTTTTATTGagctttgtctttgttgtttcttgGTCTCCCCAGGCTTAAACGCAGAGTCCTCCACAGCCCACATGAGCAACCTGAGGAGAGGGCCCCAGCTGCGGCAGCCCCAGCCCCTCCTCTACATCACCACCACGAGCACCGGGGGCCAGCGCACACGCAGACACTGAGCCATCACCCGCACTTACCCTCAACACCAGCACTAACACCCAAAACCAGCTGAGCCCAGAGGGGAACCCTCTAAATAACTGGACAGCACCCTCACCCATCCTGAGCTCGATTAAAATGAAGACTTAACCCCTCAGTGACTGACATTAGGCAAAATTGTGAGGCAGTATGATGGAGACTGACCAGACACTAGCGGGATACCTCCACACAGGTCTCCTCTGCGCTTTATTGTGGACACTGAGCGATGGCGCTGACAGGCTCTGAAACCCACAAGCCTACAGATGCCAAAGATTGCTAGATGTAAAGTGCGTGTTCTGTTCTTTCAAGTGTTTCCACTTAAGCTTGCTGTCGTGCTGAATTGCTTGTGTTATCGTCAAGTCTGGATGGTGTCAAGCTCATTATGAACACAACACTGTACTAATGTTTGTGCATTACGAGTATATACAGTTTGGTAATGTTTGGTGCTTGCTATGATGgccagaaacagaaacatcaagcTAATGAGGGATGTTTATGGGGCTAAACCTCATAGTTATGATGTAAATGAGCATCAAGGGAAAACACTGGCTTTATTAGACAAAGCATTAAAAAAGCTGAGAGGATGTAACACTAATGGCAATGTTAAAAACTACAACGAGGAAAGGCCTATTGTCAAAATGTTTCAGTATCAATGTTTCTTGTAGTGAGGTTGTTTCAATTTAAtgacacactgatatttgaggttttttgttttttttttttaaaaacttgattGTTGTGCACTTCTGGATTTAAGCTCAACCTTGTATCGTCACACACCCCAGGTCTATGCCTTTTTCTTACCCAAACTTGACTGTTAAATGTCATGCTTGTTTGTGTAGATATACAGTGCAGTACCACAAGATGCTTTTCGAGATTAGTTGgctgtatttttaattaattatttaactgTTGCCTTTTCTTTTATGTTATGGGCATTGacattgttttcatatttaCTACTTTCTACgctttattttgtacatttttttaatttgtacccaaataaattaaaatgaaatatgttaaATGTTTCTTATAATCCAATCTATGTACATTAAGTATTTGTAGATGTGTGGGGAAAAGAAAATCAGGCAAGTTCACACATAGAATGTGGCAACTGTGCCCATAAAGCTTGCAGATTTCatgattaaaattaaatatgaaatacaaTTGCAGCACAGCAGGATTCAAATCAAAATAGGAGGAAATGTGTCATGTGCTCGGTTTTGGACACATGCTTCAGACTTAACTATTCTATAATATCATGGAAATGAATTTAGTGACGACTCTTTGCGCTGATCTGATGTGTAATATTCTAAAATGTCCACTAGATGTTGCACAGTGGCCACAGTTGGGCAGAAAACTTAAACTGCCCAGGTTCCAAACTACACTATGCCATCTGATGAACAATCTCTCTAATGACAAGACATACAATAGTTTCTATTAGATTATAAGCAGCTTTTTTTCACCTGCAATTTGGCTATGGATGGAGTATAGTCTCTTGAGTCTGGCTCCATTTAGTTAGCAAACATTCATATAACCCTGGAATATTACTGGTTCAGATCTCTTTATTTAAATCTCTCTGAGCCAAATAAAAGTTAGTTAATAACTCTTAAAACGTTTACTTTCacagaaagaacaaatgaataaatagcCTATAGACTCCATCCCATTGTATTTGGGCCACAAGCCTGAGTCGGAAATCCCGCCTCCTCTGCTCTACTGACACTATTCTTATCCAATAACAAATCACTAGTTGTGTGACTGATACGTCACTCGACCAATGAGCGCAGGGATTACGACTCTCGAGCGGTAGTGCACGTACAGCTGATTTGCAACCCGCCGAAGCAACAGCAGAGAAGGAGTAAAAATGTCGCTGGCTTCGACGCGGACCGTTCTAGGATCAGTGTCCTTTTAAGAAAAATCAGACAGCAAATCGGTGAGTGGGACAGCCGTCACCAGTTGCGTCCAAGGTTAGCGTTTGAATTTGGTCTGTCCCGTTCAGAACCGGAGCAGTTTGACACGGTTTTGTCCTTAGCTTTGGAACGTTTCAGGCCTGctgaacaataaaaaaaaacccagccgCGCCGCTGCTGGCAGCCATGATGAATGTTAGTTGtgataaaacaaatgttttgataaaaaaaaatttgcGTCATTAGTGAGTAGCTAAAAagtctattttctgacaaatagCTACAAGTTAAAAATTAGCATTGTGATCATTTAAATGCTTATTaaacagcaggtggagacaatAAAGCTCGTATTTGTACTATTTTCTGAAAGTTATTAGTTTGTGCAGTTATGTGTTAATCACGTATTTGCTTATTCCTCAAAGTTAATATGAGGGTTTAATTGTTTGTGGACACTTGGACagacactgtgctgctgtttgagctgaaacacagagcTGTCCTCTGCTTCGTCTTGTCCAGTCACAGCCCTTTCTTTGTCCCAGAGCAACAGACAGGCAACATGTGGACCCTTAATTTGGTGCATCACCTATTTGTCTAATAGACTAGAGCTGTCGATGTGTTTTGTAAGGTGTAGCGCTTGGTAATTaggctttcttttattttacattgCTTATGAAGCTGTCTGTAATGTATCTGGATGGGTCTTGCGCCTTGACGCATTGGGAAAATCACATTCCTGTGGTCCCCTTTCTTGCATAACAACGAATAAATCTAAAAGTAAAACAGAATACAAAGTTGAGCAAGTCAAGGTTTTGAGGTTTTGGACTCGGGACAGGAGAGGAGTGCCACAAGTAAAGAGCATCTGAGATGTTCATTTGTTAATAAATCTTTAGCATCTGCAGTATATTCCTGACCTCCAAACGTAAACATGCAGTGCACAGCCTGATGCCCAGCAGTGTAACTCAAGACCTACACCCACAACATTTCTCCATCAGTGGCTTTTTTGTTCAAAAACAGAAGTGAAGAAcataagaaagagaaaatagtaCATTGCAAAATCATATTAGGACTTCCTGAACCCGACATGTATTTATGCAATTATCATTTGGCATGTTTCTCTTATTTGGTATAATGTTATTAATGAAAATGCATTATCAAATTGTTAAGTAATTTAACTGAAACACTTCTACCtcaaaattagtttttaattgTCTAAATCATGGcgtattaaaatataaaaattttCAGGAACGACTTTGTCCTTTCCACAAAGTGAATTCCCAGCATATAAATACTAATTTTGCCTTAACTAATCCAAACATACAACCCCAAACCTAAAGCTAGTCATTACATTTCAATGGTCCAAATAATCATAATCATCTTTTTCCACCAGCCAAACGTTGGCATCATTTAATTTGGTAGACAAATTTCAGCTACACATACTACAGTCGGTGCATAGTCTCCTCAGATTTGGAAGGCGTTTAGTAAGACTGGAAATAATTAAGTCAGAAACTTTTTCAAATGATTACAAATGCTTAgacaaagctaaaaaaaaaaaaaaaaaaaactaaccatgaattgtttgtttgtttgtttgtttcagagtcTGCTGTGGTGTTGCCATGAATGATTATAAGCTTTATAAAACTGTACAAAGAAAGTGAAATGTTGTAACAGCTTCAGTGTGGGCGTTTTTACCTTGACGATATAGAGAGTCATCTTACCTTCCCCTTTTGTTAGGAGGGCTTTAACCATAACCATTTAAAAAGAGAACAGTATAGTGTAACACTGCATGGGACTCTGAGGTAACCTGATCTGATAATTACAGCTTCTGGAGCCTCCTCCCTCAGCTCGAAAGGTAAAACTTCAGAAAAGACATGGACCCATCTACCAGGGTGGTGGGTCTGGATGCCCAGGGGAACATGCTGTTCACGGTGGTAAAGCCAGTTATGGGCATCTTTCAGGTTTCTTCAGAGCAATCCGGCAGTGTAGGGCAAGGGGGCATGGATCTACAGGGTTTATCTGAAAACACGTTGGTCCTCCCTCAAGTGCAAGGCCAGGCTCCGCTAGATCAGAACCAGGTGGAAATGCACAGCATACAGCCTCACATTCAGCCCCAGATGCAGGTTTCTGCCCCAGTCCAGACTCAGGATGTGTCTCAGAATGAGGAGCCGCCACCAAACTCAAGCACAAATTCGGCATCTGGTACCCAGATGCCGTTTGCAGAGGTGTCGTCACTCCTGGATCCCAACATGAAAGGATCTAAGGCTCGTAAGTTTCCAGCTGTCTTAAGATCATACCCTCTGAGTGTTTACCAAACTGGTCCcgttttgcttctagttcagTGTACAAAACATTAAGGTCATTTAGCTCATTAGCAAATTGAGTATTATCTGACATTATCTGACATATTAcctttgacatttaaaattgtTCAAAGCTAAGCCTTAATAAACATGACAAGGAATTCAGATATGATGAGCAAATTCAGTATGGCATTCAGACTTGACAAAATGCTGTTAAATCCCAACCCTACTGTGTTTATGCAATCACCTCTTCCTGTGTTGCTCTAATTTCAGGGAAGTATCTCATCTCGTATGATGAAATTAAACGCCGCCTGCAGGCCCCAGAGAAGATGTCCCTTCGCTCCTTGGCAGCGTACACTCGGGTCAGCAGAGGCCCGGCCAGCAAGAAAACACTCCTGGAGTCGCTTAATGTACTCGGCCTCACACCAAGCACAACTACCTCTGTATCCTCCTCGTTCTCCAAACTCACTGAAGgtgacagatgtgtgtttgtttgtgtgtgtgtttgaaggtaTGTTTAAATTCGAGAGCATGGAGTTAgcagtgttttgaatttgtgtgtgttctcaggtGACACCAAAGCTTTGTGTGATGATATGAAAGATTTCGCCCATGACTACATTGACTACAGCAACATGGCGAAACAGCTCATCccagagacaaacacagttCAACACTGGTCCAAAATTATTGAAACtaagtatgtacagtatgtcctcACTGTAACATGGTTTTTCCCGAGGGATTTTGGACAAAAAGAGTAATAACACTCTCTTTTCCACTCAGAAACCACCTTGAGGATATGAGGAAATGTTTCAAGGAACCAGTCAACAGTGGTGCGTTTGATAATGTCACTCATGGCCTTGGCCTGGGAATGTTAGATGTTGCCCTGGACATGATCATCATGGTGATTGAACAGCAGATTCGCATCTTGTCTGGCGCAGCAGCATCAGACCCAGCTGACTCCGGTCCACCAATGCGGCGTATCCGCAGGCGTCACCGCAAAACCCGCTCGGTTGACATCGAGAAGCCTCACAAGGTGTCTGAGGGGGTCAAAGAGCAGGGGAAGGTCATTTCAAAAAGCAAAGGGCGAGGCAAAGCCAGGAAGAAACTAAGACCGGAAACTGGAGCAGCCGGTCCTGTGGAAACCCAAGCGGAGCAGTGCAAGCCAGATGATGTGGAGAGTAACGTCCTTACCCTGGTTTCTGTGGGATATGAGGCGGTTTCCAGTGGTCTCAATGCAGCTGGAAGTGTTTAACACCTGGTCATATGTCTAAAGAACCAATCATAAGTCCCATTCAAAGGGATACACAGCAATGGAGTGCAAGCTCTGCACAAGCTGAGCTGGGTTGAGCTCCTGTGAAGGCGATCACAGTTGTGTTGAGCTCAACATCAGAGTATAATGTCACATCTTGGAGTTCACCTCAtgtagctggagccagcaggCCGTTAGCTTCACTTGgtataaagactggaaacagcgAAGCAGTTACCCTGGCTCTGTCTCAATGTAATACATACATTTATCAGCAACACTAAGCtaactaagctaagctaagcaatTGACATCTCATTTTGTAAATccatacacaaaaacagaagcatAAAAAGTAGTGTTAGTTTTGTGTTTCTAGCTTTTTTCTGGCAGGCAGATTTGTTATCtctggacagagtcaggctagttgtttcccactatttccagtctttatgctaagctaagctaaccagctgtaTCAACATGGTCACTGTGCAGATAAGAGAATGGTatccatcttctcatctaactgtcGGCTAGAGGGCAAttaagcacatttcccaaaatgttgaactatgTCTTTGAGTGAATCCTCTGTTTATTTAGTAGCAGGTTTAATACGTATTTAGATTTCTAATCTgaatccttcttttttttcccaacctAGGTTTTTAGAGAACCGGCAAACtcacaaatataaaatgtaaacatgatgaCCAAGCTTCTCACTGTGTAGAGCAGATAATATCAGAGGTCTGGATTATATTTTTTTGCTGGTTGTACAATGTCTCCTGGTCCTCTGTTGTATTTATTGTCTAGATTTACATTGTTCTGTACTAGAGTAATGAAAATTATATTGTCTGTTTTACTGGAACCTCAAGAGCTGAGTAAAATATAAAGATTTAATTTTCATAATTACTCGAATCTGTCATTGTCTTGTGACAATGTCATAAATGGAGTTCAATTTAAATTTGTTGATCACTGAGtaaaaagagattttaattTAGTAATTTAAGTGGCTTTAACCTTGTAGCAGTTGTTTCATTACACAACTctggaaagaagaaaagcaagGAAATTGATTCGAACaaatccacttcctgtttgagaAATGAACAGTTTGAACTTGTAGTCCAACTCTGCTTGACATCTTCCATTCTGGGAAAAACGCCATCTAGTATAATATATTTGTGTACAGAAACAGATGCCAGATGCCAacctgtctgtgttgttgttttggctTGGATTTTCTAGGAAGCTGAAAGGCATTGTGGGAGATTTAAGGGCCGTAGGAGTATACTCAGCAGAGTCAGCCAAGTGCTAATGCCttaactgtacacacacaacacacacacacagggaggaggagagagaacagctTTAGTGAGGATTTTCTCTGTATTAACCCTGAGAGGGGACAGAGAGCCAGCTGGAGCACAAGGACGACAGACCTGACTGTCGTGTCAAGATAgacaacagttttattttacacaaagCCACGGTGCAACATGGGCATTGGTTGCAGCAGTGAGAGTAAAGTGAGATGCAGAGCAGGCTGAAGTCGGTTTTCTCAAGCTAATGACTTCAAAGACTGGcaccaaaagaaagaaagaaatgtggaaaaagaaaagcaaaaggagagtgacaaaaaaaagtGTTATGGGTTTTGCATGAAGATGTCAGCCTGAGAGAGCTTCACCACCAGCTGTCCAAAGACCACAGAACGGAGCAGAATGGGACACCCTAATGTGCCACTCACATACAGTTACACGCGTTCCCACAGGAACAAACGCAGATCCAGCCAACTGCAACCTTACACACCAAACGGTGAGTTGAACAGTCTTGactgatgttttacagtgtaaaggTTGGTTATCAGAACATGTAGGATCGTGACTTACTGGCTTTGACATTGATGTGGTTTTAGTATCTTTATTCATTTACAGAACCAACACACTGTGTTTCATGCTTCACCTTTACACATGGGATCTGTCTGGTGCAACCAGATCCCAAGTTCCCCATGTGTACTTTCATTGTTGGTCACTGAAAAGCTTAATTAGACAAATTAGAGGTTAAGTGCTGTGATTGAAGGAAATTCAGTAGTAGTTTTTGAAGGGAGGAAATGTTATTCATTCACTctcatttttaaatcagatCAAGAGACTCACATCAGTGACCTCTCCTTTACTTTCCATTGATCCGTACAGAGCCATaccagtgtttttgtctctttaacagcaaaatataatttactcatgctaaaacatgcaaaaccactgGAGTggtcttttacattttctaatatGTCTCCATATGCTCATGTCTTCACTTAAACATCTTGTGTTTTGCTGAGGCCGCACTGCTCATCACTACAGGTCACTGGCCTCTGTAAGTAAACTGAAGGATCACTCAAAAGAGAATTGGATTCACAACTggagtgttttgtgtttgcacagACCAGCTGGGAAAGTCAGACCAAGAAAGTGGTATTTACTGTTGAAGTGTGCTTGACCCGAGCACTTATCATATGAAACTGGTCAGGTCTGCTGTGCTGTATGAAGTGGGCAGCAGCTTGCAGACAGGCTTGGTGCTGCAACtcagttttcaaaatgtttaattaatttccACCAGAGTTTAAACAAAATGGAATGGAATGAATGTCAAATACAGAAGAGCTATATGTGGATCATGAATTTGACAGTATCTATTAGTGGCTCTATCCTGGGTGGATGTTAACTGATGGCAATATTGATCTCCTCGTGTGCTCGTCaggttggtccaccactttggtccagactaatGTTTCCCATGAACTGATGAAtaaattgccatgaaattttgtacagatatatGTGGCACCACGAAGACTGAGCAACCTTTCCTCTAGCGCCACAAGTTTGATATCTGTGCTTTTTGAGTGTATATCCcaacaactattggatagaTGCctaatactttggtttatgaccaaatacccaCAAAACTTTTGAAATATTAGAGTGTTAACACTCTAGACTAAGATGGTGACAGTTGTCAACACCGTACCTGCTAAACATTTACATGATAGCATTGACTCTGGGAGCATATTAGCACACTGATGTGATGCATTATCTGAAAATACTGCTGTGCTTGAGTACAGCTCTGTTTGGTTTACTGTGCTGTTGCTGTGCTTTCTGTCTCCAGGGCTGCTGACCAAATAAGGAGAGTAATCAGTGACATTAGACACACCTGGGCCTGGTGTGCCCCAGTGCATTTCAGCCAGAGCAGCTCTCAGTCACTGGGGCAGATCTCTTTATACCACACAACCGTGCtttaggatttttttgtttgtttccttttcttcatttttatacCATGACATCCATGCCGCAACTTGTCACTCAGCCACTCTCTACACTACTGACT
Above is a window of Lates calcarifer isolate ASB-BC8 linkage group LG23, TLL_Latcal_v3, whole genome shotgun sequence DNA encoding:
- the si:ch73-127m5.2 gene encoding uncharacterized protein si:ch73-127m5.2; translation: MDPSTRVVGLDAQGNMLFTVVKPVMGIFQVSSEQSGSVGQGGMDLQGLSENTLVLPQVQGQAPLDQNQVEMHSIQPHIQPQMQVSAPVQTQDVSQNEEPPPNSSTNSASGTQMPFAEVSSLLDPNMKGSKARKYLISYDEIKRRLQAPEKMSLRSLAAYTRVSRGPASKKTLLESLNVLGLTPSTTTSVSSSFSKLTEGDTKALCDDMKDFAHDYIDYSNMAKQLIPETNTVQHWSKIIETKNHLEDMRKCFKEPVNSGAFDNVTHGLGLGMLDVALDMIIMVIEQQIRILSGAAASDPADSGPPMRRIRRRHRKTRSVDIEKPHKVSEGVKEQGKVISKSKGRGKARKKLRPETGAAGPVETQAEQCKPDDVESNVLTLVSVGYEAVSSGLNAAGSV